A single window of Gossypium arboreum isolate Shixiya-1 chromosome 13, ASM2569848v2, whole genome shotgun sequence DNA harbors:
- the LOC108488839 gene encoding uncharacterized protein LOC108488839 — protein MLMAAATFNSLTLPFSKPEFSFSSIARTHIPILTLNLSGFRPNGFLLCSLSSDHPTTVMGGQLHHKTNTNSTDPQPQIHTCTWNWKGYSIRYQCSGSSGLGFSTWFWSKQVYIIEFFFSLANK, from the exons ATGCTAATGGCAGCTGCAACTTTCAACTCTCTCACCCTCCCCTTCTCAAAACCAGAATTTTCATTCTCCTCCATTGCAAGAACCCATATTCCCATCCTCACTCTCAACCTTTCTGGGTTCAGGCCTAATGGCTTCCTTCTGTGCTCTCTTTCAAGTGATCACCCCACCACCGTCATGGGTGGTCAACTTCACCATAAGACCAACACCAATAGCACCGACCCCCAGCCTCAAATTCATACTTG TACATGGAACTGGAAGGGCTATTCTATTCGCTATCAGTGTTCTGGGAGTAGCGGTCTTGGTTTTAGTACATGGTTTTGGAGCAAACAGGTCTACATAATTGAATTTTTCTTCTCATTAGCAAACAAGTGA